In Juglans regia cultivar Chandler chromosome 13, Walnut 2.0, whole genome shotgun sequence, the following proteins share a genomic window:
- the LOC109014391 gene encoding lipoyl synthase 1, chloroplastic-like, protein MAKVIQQSVSNPCPFSIPFPKLPHSKSSNYSPSICFPCNLPGSSGRLRILCEAVDSSKIDTKPPPSWDSSVAKKSGPYPGGMGPYTGRDPNAKKPEWLRQRAPQGERYEQVKDSLSRLNLNTVCEEAQCPNIGECWNGGGDGVATATIMLLGDTCTRGCRFCAVKTSRNPAPPDPSEPQNTANAIASWGVDYIVLTSVDRDDLPDGGSGHFAQTVKAMKKLKPEIMVECLTSDFRGDLKAVETLVHSGLDVFAHNIETVKRLQRIVRDPRAGYEQSLSVLKHAKLSKEGMITKSSIMLGLGESDHELEEAMGDLRAIDVDILTLGQYLQPTPLHLTVKEYVTPEKFAFWKEYGESIGFRYVASGPLVRSSYRAGELFVKTMVRESANSTGSL, encoded by the exons ATGGCAAAAGTTATTCAGCAATCGGTTTCGAATCCTTGTCCTTTCTCAATCCCATTTCCAAAACTCCCACACTCCAAATCCTCGAATTATTCTCCCAGTATTTGTTTTCCATGTAATTTGCCTGGTAGTTCTGGGAGATTGAGAATTCTCTGTGAGGCCGTGGATTCTTCAAAGATTGACACGAAGCCGCCCCCGTCGTGGGATTCTTCGGTGGCGAAAAAGAGTGGGCCCTACCCAGGAGGAATGGGGCCCTACACGGGGAGAGACCCGAACGCGAAGAAGCCCGAGTGGTTGAGGCAGAGAGCCCCTCAAGGAGAGAGGTACGAGCAGGTCAAGGACTCGCTCTCACGCTTGAATCTCAACACCGTCTGCGAGGAAGCCCAGTGCCCTAACATTGGCGAGTGTTGGAACGGAGGCGGAGACGGTGTTGCCACTGCCACGATCATGCTTCTTGGGGATACCTGCACCCGAGGCTGTAGATTTTGCGCTGTCAAAACCAGCAGAAACCCCGCACCTCCCGATCCATCGGAACCACAAAACACTGCCAACGCTATCGCAAGTTGGGG TGTGGACTATATTGTTCTAACAAGTGTGGATCGCGATGATCTACCTGATGGTGGAAGTGGGCATTTTGCTCAGACCGTCAAAGCTATGAAG AAACTCAAGCCCGAGATCATGGTTGAGTGTTTAACTTCTGATTTTCGGGGCGATTTGAAGGCCGTAGAGACTCTGGTACACTCCGGGTTGGATGTATTTGCCCATAATATTGAGACTGTGAAACGGCTTCAGCGAATTGTCAGAGATCCTAGGGCTGG GTATGAACAGAGCTTGTCAGTTCTAAAACATGCAAAACTCAGCAAGGAGGGCATGATAACAAAATCTTCTATAATGTTGGGCCTTGGAGAATCTGACCATGAGTTGGAAGAAGCCATGGGTGATTTAAGGGCTATAGATGTTGACATTTTGACACTTGGACAGTATTTACAG CCAACTCCATTACACCTGACTGTCAAAGAGTATGTTACCCCTGAAAAGTTTGCTTTCTGGAAGGAATATGGTGAATCAATCGGATTTCGTTATGTAGCCAGTGGGCCACTG GTCCGATCCTCATATAGGGCTGGCGAGCTCTTTGTTAAGACCATGGTTAGAGAAAGTGCTAACAGCACCGGCTCCCTATAG